Proteins encoded within one genomic window of Pygocentrus nattereri isolate fPygNat1 chromosome 11, fPygNat1.pri, whole genome shotgun sequence:
- the arl3l2 gene encoding ADP ribosylation factor like GTPase 3, like 2: MGEAQKGLLSVIEKLKGSSEQEVRILLLGLDNAGKTTILKSLASEDVSTITPTQGFNIKSVASHGMKLNVWDIGGQRKIRPFWKKYLENTDLLIYVIDSADKKRFEETGMELSELIDEENLKGVPVLIFANKQDLATASPASEIAEGLNLHTYRDRVWQIQACSAVSGEGVQDGMNWICNNIVNRKK, translated from the exons ATGGGAGAAGCTCAAAAG GGCTTGCTCTCAGTTATTGAGAAACTAAAGGGTTCGTCAGAGCAAGAAGTGAGGATACTTCTGCTTGGGCTGGACAATGCAGGAAAAACTACCATACTGAAGAGCTTGGCCTCAGAGGACGTCAGCACTATCACACCGACACAG GGTTTTAATATAAAGAGTGTGGCCTCTCATGGGATGAAGCTGAACGTGTGGGACATCGGTGGACAGAGGAAGATCAGGCCTTTCTGGAAGAAATACTTAGAAAACACAGATTTGCTG ATCTATGTAATAGACAGCGCAGACAAGAAGAGGTTTGAGGAAACAGGAATG GAGCTGTCTGAGCTGATAGATGAGGAGAACCTGAAGGGTGTGCCTGTGCTGATCTTTGCGAATAAACAGGATTTGGCCACGGCGTCTCCGGCCAGCGAGATTGCAGAGGGACTGAACCTGCACACCTACAGAGACCGAGTGTGGCAGATCCAAGCCTGCTCAGCAGTGAGCGGAGAGGGAGTACAG GATGGTATGAACTGGATCTGCAACAACATTGTGAACAGGAAGAAATGA
- the LOC108430944 gene encoding uncharacterized protein LOC108430944 has product MAVVGVGLTYILTSTLLYHVLADSTCMPLECLNCSSSNSGNCLLCSRNDTNFCDVPNKCSPDFNVQVNATSFTVDEGTELTVTCVHNLPQNLSITFEWSSNNQLINGENRSILVMKMKQKLKLSCSVRSPCGNFSSAPQDVTVNDQTGMVLLICGVSAVVIIILLAVVMKVMIKRNEVKRETRKRERQAHMQDLSSTATTVTRYW; this is encoded by the exons ATGGCAGTGGTTGGTGTAGGCCTAACATATATCCTTACCTCTACACTGCTCT aCCATGTGCTAGCTGACTCTACCTGCATGCCATTGGAGTGTCTAAATTGTTCTTCGTCTAATTCAG GAAATTGCTTGCTGTGCTCCAGAAACGATACCAACTTTTGTG ATGTTCCCAACAAGTGCAGTCCAG ACTTCAATGTACAAGTGAATGCCACCTCCTTCACTGTCGATGAAGGAACTGAACTGACCGTGACCTGTGTTCACAATCTGCCTCAAAACCTGAGTATTACCTTTGAGTGGTCAAGTAATAATCAGTTGATTAACGGTGAGAACAGAAGCATTTTGGTTATGAAGATGAAGCAGAAGTTGAAACTATCGTGTTCAGTTCGGAGTCCATGTGGAAATTTCAGCTCTGCCCCTCAGGATGTAACTGTAAACG ATCAGACAGGGATGGTTCTGCTAATCTGTGGGGTATCAGCTGTGGTAATCATTATCCTGCTTGCTGTTGTTATGAAAGTTATGATAAAGAGAAATGAAG tcAAAAGGGAGACCAGGAAACGTGAGAGGCAAGCACACATGCAAGACCTCTCCAGCACTGCCACCACTGTCACACGCTACTggtga